One window from the genome of Pelodictyon luteolum DSM 273 encodes:
- the trpB gene encoding tryptophan synthase subunit beta, whose protein sequence is MSTTAYSAPDSAGKFGAFGGRFTPETLMQNAAGLEAEYLKAKSDPEFQRTLEGLLGDYVGRPTPLYHAEGLSGMLGGAEVWLKREDLCHTGAHKINNALGQVLLARRMGKRRVIAETGAGQHGVATATVCALFNLQCVVYMGEEDIRRQAPNVARMKLLGAEVRPVSSGSRTLKDATSEAIRDWMNNPEETFYIIGSVVGMHPYPMIVRDFQAVIGRETRRQILDKAGRLPDVITACIGGGSNAVGMFYDFLPDAGSIELIGVEAAGEGLDRRHAASLTMGSPGVLHGAMTMLLQNEDGQIQEAHSISAGLDYPGVGPEHCHLQELGLVKYTSVTDADALSALRTLAETEGIICALESAHAVRYAITRAPEMAKDKIIIVNLSGRGDKDMGTIMEELNL, encoded by the coding sequence ATGTCGACAACAGCATACTCAGCCCCTGACTCCGCAGGCAAATTCGGTGCATTCGGCGGCCGGTTCACCCCCGAAACCCTCATGCAGAACGCGGCCGGTCTGGAGGCCGAATACCTGAAGGCAAAATCGGATCCTGAATTCCAGCGCACACTCGAGGGACTGCTCGGCGACTATGTGGGACGTCCGACCCCGCTCTACCATGCCGAAGGGCTCAGCGGCATGCTCGGCGGTGCAGAAGTCTGGCTGAAACGCGAAGACCTCTGCCATACCGGAGCACATAAAATCAACAATGCCCTCGGTCAGGTGCTGCTTGCCCGGAGGATGGGAAAGCGGCGCGTCATCGCCGAAACCGGCGCCGGCCAGCACGGGGTGGCCACAGCCACCGTCTGCGCCCTGTTCAACCTCCAGTGCGTGGTCTACATGGGTGAGGAAGACATCCGCCGCCAGGCACCCAACGTCGCCCGCATGAAGCTGCTCGGCGCCGAGGTCCGCCCTGTCTCAAGCGGATCACGAACCCTAAAGGATGCTACGAGCGAAGCCATCCGGGACTGGATGAACAATCCGGAAGAAACGTTCTACATCATCGGTTCCGTCGTCGGCATGCACCCCTACCCCATGATCGTGCGCGACTTCCAGGCTGTCATCGGCCGTGAAACCCGCCGCCAGATACTGGATAAGGCAGGCCGCCTGCCGGACGTCATCACCGCCTGTATCGGAGGTGGCAGCAACGCCGTCGGTATGTTCTACGACTTCCTGCCGGACGCCGGCAGCATCGAACTCATCGGCGTCGAAGCCGCCGGCGAAGGTCTTGACCGGCGCCACGCCGCCTCCCTCACCATGGGCAGCCCCGGCGTGCTTCACGGCGCCATGACCATGCTTCTCCAGAACGAGGACGGCCAGATACAGGAAGCGCACTCAATATCAGCAGGACTTGACTACCCCGGTGTCGGCCCCGAGCACTGCCACCTGCAGGAACTCGGCCTCGTCAAGTACACCTCCGTCACCGATGCCGATGCCCTTTCGGCGCTGCGTACGCTGGCCGAAACCGAAGGCATCATCTGCGCCCTCGAATCGGCCCATGCCGTCCGCTACGCCATCACCCGGGCCCCTGAAATGGCTAAGGACAAGATCATCATCGTCAACCTCTCCGGACGCGGCGACAAGGATATGGGGACCATCATGGAGGAACTGAATCTCTGA